Proteins encoded together in one Rhinoraja longicauda isolate Sanriku21f chromosome 22, sRhiLon1.1, whole genome shotgun sequence window:
- the eif6 gene encoding eukaryotic translation initiation factor 6 gives MAVRASFENNNEIGCFAKLTNAYCLVAIGGSENFYGVFEGELSETIPVVHASIAGCRIIGRMCVGNRHGLLVPNNTTDQELQHLRNCLPDPVAIQRVEERLSALGNVIACNDYVALVHPDLDRSPVSLMIELGSWEEVGVESKQQLGVAGRKGLLPVLFTTIYQFHKHR, from the exons ATGGCCGTCCGCGCCTCCTTCGAGAACAACAACGAGATCGGCTGCTTCGCCAAACTGACCAACGCCTACTGCCTGGTGGCGATCGGCGGCTCCGAGAACTTCTACGG TGTCTTTGAAGGGGAGTTATCAGAAACTATTCCCGTGGTGCACGCCTCCATCGCGGGATGCCGGATCATCGGGAGGATGTGCGTCG GTAACCGGCATGGGCTGCTGGTGCCCAACAACACGACTGACCAGGAGCTGCAGCACCTGCGCAACTGTCTGCCCGACCCTGTGGCCATCCAGCGCGTGGAGGAGCGGCTGTCTGCGCTCGGCAACGTCATCGCCTGCAACGACTACGTGGCCCTGGTGCACCCCGACCTCGACAGG tctcctgtgtctctgATGATAGAGTTAGGAAGTTGGGAGGAGGTTGGAGTGGAGAGTAAACAGCAGCTGGGGGTGGCTGGGAGGAAGGGCCTCTTACCTGTGCTGTTCACAACCATATACCAATTTCACAAGCACAGATGA